Proteins encoded together in one Deinococcus metalli window:
- the dnaX gene encoding DNA polymerase III subunit gamma/tau — translation MSAIYQRARPIRWDQVVGQEHVKDVLRAALEQGRVGHAYLFSGPRGVGKTTTARLIAMTANCTGPLPKPCGECESCLSVRAGSHPDVMEIDAASNNSVDDVRDLREKVSLAAMRGGKKIYILDEAHMMSRAAFNALLKTLEEPPGHVIFILATTEPEKIIPTILSRCQHYRFRRLTPEEVAGKLAGLARQEGVSAEPAALQLIGRLADGAMRDGESLLERMLAAGSAITRAGVEDALGLPPGERVRAVAAALVVGDAGAALSGAAQLYRDGFAARTVVEGLVAAYGAALHAELGLGEEGRLEGADVPRLLKLQAALDEQEARFARSADQQSLELALTHALLAADGGGGVSAGSGAGAAVPADLVQRLNRLEKELAGLRAAGARPVAAAPVTEFDPAARRGPAPAREVVAQAAASVADAPAPAPVQGTWADVVKQASMQVRAFLKPARMHAESGYVSLTYDGKNAFHAKQVVAKFDDLAKLVGQVFGPVTFELIVPDGGRKVTVGGAAAATASTVPTAPPPAPAPARRPEPEPQGAVEVAPFDPTPRRPATRAPAPSPLPEPPQASAVPSAVPDRPPPRPAARVATLEPPEVRVPPPSPDDAAAAPLPDVPPAAWEAEHVADVAPAPADAQGGDRVPPPAAPRELYLGEVITEEPDWDDLGAPLDPGGPDVEASLRDAPFANLSVERPTPAPAAPAPPPTARTSAPARVGDIRAHPMYEDIKGRFSGRVREIGKNRSVPAAQADAEPGEDDAEA, via the coding sequence TTGAGCGCCATCTACCAGCGGGCCCGGCCGATCCGCTGGGATCAGGTGGTGGGGCAGGAGCATGTTAAGGACGTGCTGCGCGCGGCGCTGGAGCAGGGCCGGGTGGGGCACGCGTACCTGTTCTCCGGGCCGCGCGGGGTGGGGAAGACCACGACCGCCCGGCTGATCGCCATGACGGCCAACTGCACCGGGCCGCTGCCCAAACCCTGCGGCGAGTGCGAGAGCTGCCTGAGCGTGCGCGCCGGTTCACACCCGGACGTCATGGAGATCGACGCGGCCAGCAACAACTCCGTGGACGACGTCCGCGACCTGCGCGAGAAGGTGTCGCTGGCGGCCATGCGCGGCGGCAAGAAGATCTACATCCTGGACGAGGCGCACATGATGAGCCGGGCGGCCTTCAACGCGCTCCTCAAGACGCTGGAGGAGCCGCCGGGCCACGTGATCTTCATCCTGGCGACGACCGAGCCGGAGAAGATCATCCCGACCATCCTGTCGCGCTGCCAGCACTACCGCTTCCGCCGCCTGACGCCGGAGGAGGTCGCGGGGAAACTCGCGGGGCTGGCCCGGCAGGAGGGCGTGAGCGCTGAGCCGGCCGCACTGCAACTGATCGGCCGGCTGGCCGACGGCGCCATGCGCGACGGCGAGAGCCTGCTGGAGCGCATGCTGGCCGCCGGCAGCGCGATCACGCGGGCGGGCGTGGAGGACGCGCTGGGCCTCCCGCCGGGCGAGCGGGTGCGCGCGGTGGCGGCGGCCCTGGTGGTCGGGGACGCGGGCGCGGCGCTCTCGGGCGCGGCGCAGCTGTACCGTGACGGCTTCGCGGCGCGCACGGTCGTCGAGGGGCTGGTCGCGGCCTACGGAGCGGCCCTGCACGCGGAACTCGGCCTGGGCGAGGAGGGCCGGCTGGAGGGCGCGGACGTGCCGCGGCTGCTGAAGTTGCAGGCGGCGCTGGATGAGCAGGAGGCCCGCTTCGCGCGCTCGGCCGACCAGCAGAGCCTGGAACTGGCCCTCACGCACGCCCTCCTGGCCGCCGACGGCGGGGGGGGCGTGAGCGCGGGCAGCGGCGCCGGCGCGGCCGTTCCGGCCGATCTCGTGCAGCGCCTGAACCGGCTGGAGAAGGAACTCGCGGGCCTGCGGGCGGCTGGCGCGCGCCCGGTGGCCGCGGCGCCCGTCACGGAGTTCGATCCCGCCGCGCGGCGTGGCCCGGCCCCCGCGCGGGAGGTCGTGGCGCAGGCGGCCGCGAGCGTGGCCGACGCGCCGGCCCCGGCGCCCGTGCAGGGCACGTGGGCGGACGTGGTCAAGCAGGCGAGCATGCAGGTGCGCGCGTTCCTGAAACCCGCCCGCATGCACGCGGAGAGCGGCTACGTGAGCCTGACCTACGACGGCAAGAACGCCTTCCACGCCAAGCAGGTGGTTGCGAAGTTCGACGATCTCGCCAAGCTGGTGGGACAGGTGTTCGGCCCCGTGACCTTCGAGCTGATCGTGCCGGACGGGGGGCGCAAGGTCACGGTGGGCGGCGCGGCTGCGGCCACTGCCTCCACCGTGCCGACGGCGCCGCCGCCCGCTCCCGCCCCGGCGCGGCGGCCCGAGCCGGAACCGCAGGGTGCCGTGGAGGTCGCGCCCTTCGATCCCACGCCCCGGCGCCCGGCCACGCGCGCTCCGGCCCCCTCGCCGCTGCCCGAGCCCCCGCAGGCGAGCGCCGTCCCGTCGGCGGTGCCGGACCGTCCGCCGCCCCGGCCCGCCGCGCGCGTGGCGACGCTGGAGCCGCCGGAGGTGCGCGTGCCGCCGCCCAGCCCGGACGACGCGGCCGCCGCGCCCCTGCCGGACGTGCCCCCCGCCGCGTGGGAGGCCGAGCACGTGGCGGATGTGGCGCCGGCCCCGGCGGACGCGCAGGGCGGAGACCGCGTGCCCCCACCCGCCGCGCCGCGCGAGCTGTACCTGGGCGAGGTCATCACCGAGGAGCCCGACTGGGACGACCTGGGAGCGCCGCTCGATCCGGGCGGCCCGGACGTGGAGGCCAGCCTGCGCGACGCGCCCTTCGCGAACCTGAGCGTGGAACGCCCCACGCCGGCCCCCGCTGCCCCGGCCCCGCCGCCGACGGCCCGGACCAGCGCGCCGGCCCGCGTGGGCGACATCCGCGCGCACCCCATGTACGAGGACATCAAGGGCCGCTTCTCCGGCCGCGTGCGCGAGATCGGCAAGAACCGCTCCGTGCCGGCCGCGCAGGCCGACGCCGAACCCGGTGAGGACGACGCGGAGGCCTGA
- a CDS encoding glycoside hydrolase family 10 protein → MTHPALRRALLCSLLLTGTGLALESPPLPAPAVPAPAPASTLRGLWVDAFGPGLKTRAQAQQTVDDAARLGVNTLFVQAVRRADCLCLKSAYPPVTDPDLEKNFDPLAVMVKLAHARGMRVIAWASVTGAFNSAAPNTDPRHVFRTHGPDAGAQSWLARRPDGTWQEGRDGWLDVALPEVQDYVTQGIVSVVRNYAVDGVQLDRIRYPDGDVWGYDPRVLARYRAETGAAGTPAPADVAWGEWKRQQVTNLVRRVALEVKAVRVSAWVSAATITYLEPPRAGDLVSFRRTRTYWDVLQDWPTWMNEGLLDLNVLMNYKRDPVESQGAWYDGWNAFAQSMTARADGGRARVAAGSAMYLNTPDVTAAQAQRAVASGMGWVGYSYRTPTAAVYGEKESGAQGLDAVRKLLTAPGAVLSAPQPWTEAPPTVRGVLGRVTGNATPGWRSVEAWQGGQLAARTVTDGNGYYGFATLKAGPVEVRVSGQRWTDTVPARGVVRLPDLLVRDVALTPAAPTTP, encoded by the coding sequence ATGACGCACCCCGCCCTGCGCCGCGCGCTGCTCTGCTCCCTGCTCCTGACGGGGACTGGACTGGCGCTGGAGTCCCCGCCGCTGCCCGCTCCGGCCGTGCCCGCGCCGGCGCCCGCCAGCACCCTGCGCGGCCTGTGGGTGGACGCCTTCGGGCCGGGCCTCAAGACCCGCGCGCAGGCGCAGCAGACGGTGGACGACGCCGCGCGGCTGGGCGTGAACACGCTGTTCGTGCAGGCGGTCCGGCGCGCCGACTGCCTGTGCCTGAAGTCCGCGTACCCGCCCGTGACGGACCCCGACCTGGAGAAGAACTTCGATCCCCTGGCGGTGATGGTGAAGCTCGCCCACGCGCGCGGCATGCGCGTGATCGCGTGGGCGAGCGTGACGGGCGCCTTCAACAGCGCCGCGCCGAACACCGATCCCCGGCACGTCTTCCGCACGCACGGCCCGGATGCCGGCGCGCAGTCGTGGCTGGCGCGCCGTCCCGACGGCACGTGGCAGGAGGGCCGCGACGGCTGGCTGGACGTGGCGCTGCCCGAGGTGCAGGACTACGTCACGCAGGGCATCGTGAGTGTGGTCAGGAACTACGCGGTGGACGGCGTGCAGCTCGACCGCATCCGCTACCCGGACGGGGACGTGTGGGGCTACGATCCCCGCGTGCTGGCCCGATACCGTGCCGAGACGGGCGCGGCCGGCACGCCCGCCCCGGCCGACGTGGCGTGGGGAGAATGGAAGCGCCAGCAGGTCACGAATCTGGTGCGGCGCGTGGCCCTGGAGGTCAAGGCCGTGCGCGTGAGCGCGTGGGTGAGTGCGGCGACCATCACGTACCTGGAGCCGCCCCGCGCGGGCGACCTCGTGTCGTTCCGCCGCACGCGCACGTACTGGGACGTCTTGCAGGACTGGCCCACGTGGATGAACGAGGGCCTGCTCGACCTGAACGTCCTGATGAACTACAAGCGCGACCCGGTCGAGTCGCAGGGCGCGTGGTACGACGGCTGGAATGCGTTCGCCCAGAGCATGACCGCGCGCGCCGACGGCGGCCGCGCGCGGGTCGCGGCGGGCAGCGCCATGTACCTGAACACCCCGGACGTCACGGCCGCCCAGGCGCAGCGGGCGGTGGCGTCGGGCATGGGCTGGGTGGGCTACTCGTACCGCACGCCGACCGCCGCCGTGTACGGCGAAAAGGAGAGCGGCGCGCAGGGCCTGGACGCGGTCCGGAAACTCCTGACGGCGCCCGGCGCGGTGCTGTCAGCCCCGCAGCCGTGGACCGAGGCGCCCCCCACCGTGCGCGGCGTGCTGGGCCGCGTGACCGGCAACGCCACGCCCGGCTGGCGCAGTGTGGAGGCGTGGCAGGGCGGGCAACTCGCCGCGCGCACCGTGACCGATGGCAACGGCTACTACGGCTTCGCCACCCTGAAGGCCGGCCCGGTCGAGGTCCGTGTCAGCGGGCAGCGCTGGACCGACACCGTGCCGGCGCGCGGCGTGGTGCGCCTGCCGGACCTGCTGGTGCGCGACGTGGCCCTCACGCCGGCGGCCCCGACCACGCCCTGA
- a CDS encoding LacI family DNA-binding transcriptional regulator has product MRKPTIQDVARQAGVGVGTVSRVLNNHAAVKGATRETVLRAIAELDYTPNPHARRIAGGKSYTISVLLPVLTTEFYARLMDGLEAAFQEARYDVAIFPLLDRSRLERYLGSHTLAYQADGLVMATYNLTQMFHERRLRTQQPTVLVDAHAEGVDCSYMDNVGGGALAGEYAADLPGPVYAIWVETELDQLFTTRVFEDRRAGFLRALAAAGRPVHAEFTSSFDTLAARNTASTLLDDAQATPGGLPCTVFASADLLAGALLDEIRLRGLTPGQDVRVIGFDDQPWAAARGLTTLHQPVESMGYEAAQLLLSRLNGYRGPARARRFEPRLIIRETA; this is encoded by the coding sequence ATGCGCAAACCCACCATCCAGGATGTGGCCCGGCAGGCCGGCGTCGGCGTCGGCACGGTGTCCCGTGTCCTGAACAACCACGCCGCCGTCAAGGGGGCCACTCGCGAGACCGTGCTGCGCGCCATCGCGGAACTGGACTACACGCCCAACCCGCACGCCCGGCGCATCGCGGGCGGCAAGAGCTACACCATCAGCGTGCTGCTGCCGGTGCTGACCACCGAGTTCTACGCCCGCCTGATGGACGGCCTGGAGGCGGCCTTTCAGGAAGCGCGCTACGACGTCGCGATCTTTCCGCTGCTGGACCGCTCGCGGCTGGAGCGCTACCTGGGCTCGCACACCCTGGCGTACCAGGCGGACGGGCTGGTCATGGCGACGTACAACCTCACGCAGATGTTCCACGAACGCCGCCTGCGCACCCAGCAGCCCACCGTGCTGGTCGACGCCCACGCCGAGGGCGTGGACTGCTCGTACATGGACAACGTGGGCGGCGGCGCGCTGGCCGGCGAGTACGCCGCCGACCTGCCCGGCCCGGTGTACGCCATCTGGGTCGAGACGGAACTCGACCAGCTGTTCACCACCCGCGTGTTCGAGGACCGCCGCGCGGGCTTCCTGCGCGCCCTGGCCGCAGCCGGGCGCCCCGTCCACGCGGAGTTCACCTCCAGTTTCGACACGCTCGCCGCGCGCAACACGGCGTCGACCCTGCTGGACGACGCGCAGGCGACGCCGGGCGGTCTGCCGTGCACCGTCTTCGCGTCCGCGGACCTGCTCGCCGGCGCGCTGCTCGACGAGATCCGCCTGCGCGGCCTGACCCCCGGCCAGGACGTACGGGTGATCGGCTTCGACGACCAGCCGTGGGCGGCGGCGCGTGGCCTGACCACGCTGCACCAGCCGGTCGAGAGCATGGGCTACGAGGCCGCGCAACTGCTGCTGTCGCGCCTGAACGGCTACCGCGGCCCCGCCCGCGCCCGCCGTTTCGAGCCCCGCCTGATCATCCGCGAAACGGCCTGA
- a CDS encoding copper chaperone PCu(A)C, with protein sequence MSDRSPISVLRTLLALGAVTAPALAHPAGHSMPMPAPAAKAATPLPLTVTQARVVAVPPGISDTSVFLTLNNPGAQPVVLTAARSGVAAHAMLMQTVKDARGLTGMKAAPSLTVPARGSLVLDDLGPHVMLMGLTRPLKPGEVVTVILSDRAGRTLTVRATVRKP encoded by the coding sequence ATGTCCGACCGTTCCCCGATCTCCGTGCTCCGGACGCTGCTCGCCCTAGGCGCCGTCACGGCGCCCGCGCTGGCGCACCCGGCCGGGCACTCCATGCCCATGCCGGCCCCGGCCGCGAAGGCGGCCACGCCGCTGCCCCTGACGGTCACGCAGGCGCGCGTGGTGGCCGTGCCGCCCGGCATCTCGGACACCAGCGTGTTCCTGACCTTGAACAACCCCGGCGCGCAGCCGGTCGTGCTGACGGCCGCGCGGTCCGGCGTGGCCGCCCACGCCATGCTGATGCAGACCGTGAAGGACGCGCGGGGCCTGACCGGCATGAAGGCGGCGCCGTCCCTGACCGTGCCCGCCCGCGGCTCGCTGGTGCTGGACGACCTCGGCCCGCACGTGATGCTGATGGGCCTGACACGCCCGCTGAAGCCCGGCGAGGTCGTGACCGTGATCCTCAGCGACCGTGCCGGACGCACGCTGACCGTGCGCGCGACGGTCCGCAAACCCTGA
- a CDS encoding SCO family protein: protein MTEQTSAPRPDSAPGRPWYASALLAVVGVTLLLLAAWGYARWRSPHPFYGTAYSGVAATPLSGTAQGGRAYTFTPGAGGRTTALFFGFTHCANICPLTLSYLNKVRQALPAEQRDRFQVLFVSIDPARDTPQRLGEYVSYFGSGTGLRIPEPALSEGARAYGVGYQKVDVKGADYQMNHTTATYLIDAAGKLRLLWDYTQLPQVARVLEDVQYVMEHP, encoded by the coding sequence ATGACCGAGCAGACCTCCGCCCCTCGTCCTGACAGCGCGCCCGGCCGCCCGTGGTACGCGTCGGCGCTGCTGGCCGTGGTGGGCGTGACGCTGCTGCTGCTGGCCGCGTGGGGCTACGCTCGCTGGCGCAGTCCGCACCCCTTCTACGGCACCGCGTACTCCGGCGTGGCGGCCACGCCCCTGAGCGGCACGGCGCAAGGCGGCCGGGCGTACACCTTCACGCCGGGCGCTGGTGGCCGCACCACCGCGCTGTTCTTCGGCTTCACGCACTGCGCGAACATCTGCCCGCTGACCCTGTCGTACCTGAACAAGGTGCGTCAGGCGCTGCCGGCCGAGCAGCGTGACCGCTTTCAGGTGCTGTTCGTGAGCATCGACCCGGCCCGCGACACGCCGCAGCGCCTGGGCGAGTACGTGTCGTACTTCGGCTCGGGCACCGGCCTGCGGATTCCGGAACCCGCACTGAGCGAGGGCGCGCGGGCCTACGGCGTGGGCTACCAGAAGGTGGACGTGAAGGGCGCCGACTACCAGATGAACCACACGACCGCCACGTACCTGATCGACGCGGCCGGCAAGCTGCGGCTGCTGTGGGACTACACGCAGCTCCCGCAGGTGGCGCGCGTGCTCGAGGACGTGCAGTACGTCATGGAGCACCCGTGA
- a CDS encoding cytochrome c oxidase assembly protein — protein MSAPVSGGVDLNPTLADLLIVHVQPTLLILTLLVGAWYAWRFVQSRHTPEDRARWPLWRAALFALGWVVLLLTTQSRAATLTQGSMALYMTRLMLLAEIVPPLLVLGVPRGVALDPRRGAGRVLNTLLDPWLALAVWTAVIVFWNIPAGFNASVVANTAATLLPGLYLLSSVLVWAVILRPLPAVQPATIGSRGWFGLLAALPMMAVASVWLYTPRVLYQPFVNALCLWNLTPLQNQQLSGWIMMLAGLPALALAFIQLFQWLVGLTEQQGVPPGQPPA, from the coding sequence GTGAGCGCGCCTGTGTCCGGCGGCGTGGACCTGAATCCCACGCTGGCCGACCTGCTCATCGTGCACGTCCAGCCGACGCTGCTGATCCTCACGCTGCTGGTCGGGGCGTGGTACGCGTGGCGCTTCGTGCAGTCACGCCACACGCCGGAGGACCGGGCCCGCTGGCCGCTGTGGCGCGCGGCGCTGTTCGCGCTGGGGTGGGTGGTCCTGCTGCTGACCACCCAGAGCCGAGCGGCGACCCTCACCCAGGGCAGCATGGCGCTGTACATGACCCGCCTGATGCTCCTGGCGGAGATCGTGCCCCCGCTGCTGGTGCTGGGCGTGCCGCGCGGCGTGGCGCTCGACCCCCGGCGCGGCGCGGGCCGCGTCCTGAACACGCTGCTCGATCCGTGGCTGGCGCTGGCGGTATGGACGGCCGTGATCGTCTTCTGGAACATCCCCGCCGGCTTCAACGCGTCCGTGGTCGCCAATACCGCCGCCACGCTGCTGCCGGGCCTGTACCTGCTGAGCAGCGTGCTGGTGTGGGCCGTGATCCTGCGGCCGCTGCCGGCGGTGCAGCCGGCCACCATCGGCTCGCGCGGGTGGTTCGGGCTGCTGGCCGCGCTGCCCATGATGGCGGTCGCCAGCGTGTGGCTGTACACGCCGCGCGTGCTGTACCAGCCGTTCGTGAACGCCCTGTGCCTGTGGAACCTCACGCCGCTGCAAAACCAGCAGCTGTCCGGCTGGATCATGATGCTCGCCGGGCTGCCCGCGCTGGCGCTGGCGTTCATCCAGCTGTTCCAGTGGCTGGTCGGCCTGACCGAGCAGCAGGGCGTCCCACCTGGGCAGCCGCCCGCGTGA
- a CDS encoding quinate 5-dehydrogenase has product MTSLLEGWQPAPAGYKHVVSVSLGSSKRNAREEISVLGQPFILERIGTDADAKKAAALFTALDGRVDAFGLGGADLYVIADGKRYLFGNVKKLIAGARITPVLDGSGLKNTLERDAIAQLDPVLNWRTQKVLMVSAVDRFGMAEALSQAGADIVYGDIVFGLNIDRPLRSLTALRRVAKVVLPVITKLPQDWFYPTGAKQEVSVEGNGTKYYAWADVIAGDTHYAKRYAPRDLAGKTILTQTITEADRAWMKERGVARLITTTPRMGTRNFATNVLEAFFVALSGKKAALSEQEYLDYIRQVNFKPEVNEL; this is encoded by the coding sequence ATGACCTCCCTCCTGGAAGGCTGGCAGCCCGCTCCCGCCGGATACAAGCACGTCGTGAGCGTGTCGCTGGGGAGCTCCAAGCGCAACGCCCGCGAGGAGATCAGCGTGCTGGGCCAGCCCTTCATCCTGGAGCGCATCGGCACCGACGCCGACGCGAAGAAGGCGGCCGCGCTGTTCACCGCGCTGGACGGCCGGGTGGACGCCTTCGGGCTGGGCGGCGCCGACCTGTACGTGATCGCGGACGGCAAGCGCTACCTGTTCGGCAACGTCAAGAAACTCATCGCGGGCGCCAGGATCACGCCGGTGCTGGACGGCTCGGGCCTGAAGAACACTCTGGAGCGCGACGCCATCGCGCAGCTCGACCCGGTGCTGAACTGGCGGACGCAGAAGGTGCTGATGGTCAGCGCGGTCGACCGCTTCGGCATGGCCGAGGCGCTGTCGCAGGCGGGCGCGGACATCGTGTACGGCGACATCGTGTTCGGCCTGAACATCGACCGGCCGCTGCGCAGCCTGACCGCACTGCGCCGCGTCGCCAAGGTGGTGCTGCCAGTGATCACCAAGCTGCCGCAGGACTGGTTCTACCCGACCGGCGCCAAGCAGGAGGTCAGCGTGGAGGGCAACGGCACCAAGTACTACGCGTGGGCCGACGTGATCGCTGGCGACACCCACTACGCCAAGCGCTACGCCCCGCGCGACCTGGCCGGCAAGACGATCCTGACCCAGACCATCACCGAGGCCGACCGCGCGTGGATGAAGGAACGCGGCGTCGCGCGGCTGATCACCACCACGCCCCGGATGGGCACCCGCAACTTCGCCACCAACGTCCTGGAGGCCTTCTTCGTCGCCCTGAGCGGCAAGAAGGCGGCGCTGAGCGAGCAGGAGTACCTGGACTACATCCGGCAGGTGAACTTCAAGCCGGAGGTCAACGAGCTGTAG